The Urocitellus parryii isolate mUroPar1 chromosome 6, mUroPar1.hap1, whole genome shotgun sequence genome includes a window with the following:
- the Kif7 gene encoding kinesin-like protein KIF7, which yields MGLESPRLPGAEEAPVRVALRVRPLLPKELLHGHQSCLQVEPGHGRVTLGRDRHFGFHVVLAEDAGQEAVYQACVQPLLEAFFEGFNATVFAYGQTGSGKTYTMGEASVASLHEDEQGIIPRAMAEAFKLIDENDLLDCLVHVSYLEVYKEEFRDLLEVGTASRDIQLREDDRGNVVLCGVKEVDVEGLDEVLSLLEMGNAARHTGATHLNRLSSRSHTVFTVTLEQRGRAPSRLPRPAAGQLLVSKFHFVDLAGSERVLKTGSTGERLKESIQINSSLLALGNVISALGDPQRRGSHIPYRDSKITRILKDSLGGNAKTVMIACVSPSSSDFDETLNTLNYASRAQNIRNRAMVNWRPEAERAPEEAVAGVRGPPRHRSETRIIHRGRRAPGPAASSAAAAARLGAECARYRARTNAAYSLLRELQAEPGLPGAAARKVRDWLCAVEGERSALSSSSGPDSGIESASAEDQAAQGPGGRKAAESQEDEGAQQLLNLQSQVARLEEENRDFLAALEDAMEQYKLQSDRLREQQEEMVELRLRLELVRPGWGTPGLLQGLPPGSFVPRPHTAPLGGAHIHVLGMVPPACLPGDEVGSEQWSEVTNGKEARAELPTEADRLGSGSSAASEEEVEEEEEPPTQTLHLRRNGISNWSQRAGVRPGSPPDRKGPEPHLGELDAAIPGPRAVGGSKAPIQSRQALAAMASEWRLAQAQQKIRELAINIRMKEELIGELVRTGKAAQALNRQHSQRIRELEQEAERVRTELSEGQRQLRELEGKEPQDAGERSRLQEFRKRVAAAQSQVQALKEKKQATERLVSLSAQSEKRLQELERNVQLMRRQQGQLQRRLREETEQKRRLETEMHKRQHRVKELELKHEQQQKILKIKTEEIAAFQRKRRSGSNGSVVSLEQQQKIEEQKKWLDQEMEKVLQQRRALEELGEELHKREVILAKKEALMQEKTGLESKRLRSSQALNEDIVRVSSRLEHLEKELSEKSGQLRQGSAQNQQQIRGEIDTLRQEKDSLLKQRLEIDSKLRQGSLLSPEEERTLFQLDEAIEALDAAIEYKNEAITCRQRVLRASASLLSQCEMNLMAKLSYLSSSETRALLCKYFDKVVTLREEQHQQQIAFSELEMQLEEQQRLVYWLEVALERQRLEMDRQLTLQQKEHEQNVQLLLQQGRDHLGEGLADSKRQYEARIQALEKELSRHMWINQELKQKLSGGNAAVQSRGGERKSLCLDNRSGPGGEDGLHAAVPELLWQSSLPEGVPRAREEPRDLVHAPLPLTWKRSSLCSEEQGSPEEPRPREAPEPLVGRVLSVGEVGLPWNFGPLSKSRREPRRASPGMIDVRKNPL from the exons ATGGGACTGGAGTCCCCAAGGCTTCCAGGGGCTGAGGAGGCCCCTGTGAGGGTGGCCCTGAGAGTTCGTCCACTGCTACCCAAGGAACTGTTACATGGGCATCAGAGCTGCCTGCAGGTGGAGCCAGGGCATGGTCGAGTCACCCTGGGGCGTGATCGTCACTTTGGCTTCCACGTGGTGCTAGCAGAAGATGCTGGGCAAGAGGCTGTGTATCAAGCCTGTGTGCAGCCCCTCCTTGAGGCTTTCTTTGAGGGCTTCAATGCCACCGTCTTTGCCTATGGTCAGACAGGCTCTGGGAAGACCTATACTATGggagaggccagtgtgg cctccctgcatGAGGATGAACAGGGCATCATCCCAAGGGCCATGGCTGAAGCCTTCAAGCTTATTGATGAGAACGACCTGCTGGACTGTCTGGTCCACGTGTCCTACCTGGAAGTGTATAAGGAGGAGTTCCGAGACCTGCTGGAGGTGGGCACTGCGAGCCGTGACATCCAGCTTCGGGAAGATGATCGGGGGAATGTTG TGCTGTGTGGGGTGAAGGAAGTGGACGTGGAGGGCCTGGATGAGGTGCTGAGCCTCCTGGAGATGGGCAACGCAGCGCGCCATACAGGGGCCACGCACCTCAATCGCCTTTCCAGCCGCTCACATACTGTTTTCACCGTGACCCTGGAGCAGCGGGGGCGTGCCCCCAGCCGCCTACCCCGACCTGCAGCAGGCCAACTGCTTGTTTCCAAGTTCCACTTCGTGGATCTGGCGGGCTCAGAGAGGGTCCTCAAGACAGGCAGCACGGGCGAGCGGCTCAAAGAGAGCATCCAGATCAACAGCAGCCTGCTGGCGCTGGGCAATGTCATCAGCGCCTTGGGGGACCCCCAGCGCCGAGGCAGCCATATCCCCTACCGCGACTCCAAGATCACCCG GATCCTCAAAGACTCGCTGGGCGGGAACGCCAAAACAGTGATGATCGCCTGCGTCAGCCCCTCCTCCTCCGACTTCGACGAGACCCTTAACACCCTCAATTATGCCAGCCGCGCCCAGAACATTCGCAACCGCGCTATGGTCAACTGGCGGCCGGAGGCCGAGCGGGCACCTGAGGAGGCGGTGGCGGGTGTGCGGGGGCCACCACGCCACCGCTCCGAGACGCGCATCATCCACCGCGGCCGGCGAGCGCCGGGCCCCGCAGCCAGCTCCGCAGCGGCAGCCGCCCGCCTGGGCGCCGAGTGCGCACGCTACCGGGCGCGCACCAACGCCGCCTACAGCCTCTTGCGCGAGCTGCAGGCTGAGCCGGGTCTGCCTGGCGCCGCCGCCCGCAAGGTGCGCGACTGGCTGTGTGCGGTGGAGGGCGAGCGCAGCGCCCTGAGTTCCTCTTCTGGGCCGGACAGCGGCATCGAAAGCGCCTCAGCAGAGGACCAGGCGGCTCAGGGACCTGGAGGGCGAAAGGCGGCAGAGAGCCAG GAAGATGAGGGGGCACAGCAGCTACTGAACCTGCAGAGTCAGGTGGCACGGTTGGAGGAGGAGAACCGGGACTTTCTAGCTGCACTGGAGGATGCCATGGAACAGTACAAACTTCAG AGTGACCGGCTGCGTGAGCAGCAGGAGGAGATGGTGGAGCTGCGCCTGCGGCTAGAGCTGGTACGGCCTGGATGGGGGACTCCAGGGCTCCTGCAGGGCCTGCCTCCTGGGTCCTTTGTTCCTCGGCCTCACACAGCACCTCTGGGGGGTGCCCACATACatgtgctgggcatggtgcctcctgcctgccttcctggaGATGAAGTTGGCTCTGAGCAGTGGAGTGAG GTGACAAATGGCAAGGAGGCTAGAGCTGAGTTGCCAACTGAGGCAGACAGACTGGGCAGTGGCTCTTCAGCAGCAtcagaggaggaagtggaggaagaggaggagccgCCCACACAGACCTTGCACCTGCGCAG AAATGGGATCAGCAATTGGAGCCAGAGGGCAGGGGTTCGCCCAGGGAGCCCACCAGACAGGAAGGGCCCAGAGCCTCACCTTGGAGAACTGGATGCTGCCATTCCAGGGCCCAGAG CAGTTGGTGGGAGCAAGGCCCCAATTCAGAGCCGCCAGGCCCTTGCCGCCATGGCCTCTGAATGGCGGCTGGCCCAGGCCCAGCAGAAGATCCGGGAGCTGGCCATCAATATCCGCATGAAGGAGGAGCTCATAGGCGAGCTGGTCCGCACAG GAAAGGCGGCCCAGGCCCTGAACCGCCAGCACAGCCAACGCATCCGGGAGCTGGAGCAGGAGGCAGAGCGAGTGCGGACTGAGCTGAGTGAAGGCCAGAGACAGCTGCGGGAGCTGGAGGGCAAGGAGCCCCAGGATGCTGGCGAGCGGTCCCGGCTCCAGGAGTTCCGCAAGAGGGTTGCAGCAGCCCAGAGCCAGGTGCAG GCATTGAAGGAGAAGAAGCAGGCAACAGAGCGGCTGGTGTCGCTGTCAGCCCAGAGTGAGAAGCGGCTGCAGGAGCTGGAGAGAAATGTGCAACTCATGCGGCGGCAGCAGGGCCAGCTCCAGAGGCGACTTCGTGAGGAGACAGAGCAGAAGCGGCGCCTGGAGACAGAGATGCACAAGCGGCAACACCGtgtcaag GAGCTGGAGCTGAAGCATGAGCAGCAGCAAAAGATCCTGAAGATCAAGACAGAAGAGATTGCAGCCTTCCAGAGGAAGCGGCGCAGCGGCAGTAATGGCTCCGTGGTcagcctggagcagcagcag AAGATAGAGGAGCAGAAGAAGTGGCTGGACCAGGAGATGGAGAAGGTGCTGCAGCAGCGACGGGCActggaggagctgggggaggagcTCCATAAGCGGGAGGTCATCCTGGCTAAGAAGGAGGCCCTGATGCAGGAGAAGACGGGGCTGGAGAGCAAGCGCCTGCGGTCCAGCCAG GCCCTGAATGAAGACATTGTACGAGTGTCAAGCCGGCTGGAACATCTGGAGAAGGAGTTGTCCGAGAAAAGCGGGCAGCTGCGACAGGGTAGTGCCCAGAACCAGCAACAGATCCGAGGGGAGATTGACACCCTGCGCCAGGAGAAGGACTCTCTGCTGAAGCAGCGCCTGGAGATTGACAGCAAGCTGAGGCAGGGTAGCCTGCTGTCACCCGAG GAGGAGCGGACACTCTTCCAATTGGATGAAGCCATAGAGGCCCTGGATGCTGCCATCGAGTACAAGAATGAGGCCATCACGTGTCGCCAGCGGGTGCTGCGGGCCTCAGCCTCCTTGCTGTCCCAGTGTGAGATGAATCTCATGGCCAAGCTCAGCTATCTGTCATCCTCAGAGACCAGAGCCCTGCTCTGCAAGTATTTTGACAAG GTGGTGACACTGCGAGAGGAGCAACACCAGCAGCAGATCGCCTTCTCAGAGCTGGAGATGCAGCTGGAGGAGCAGCAGAGGCTGGTGTACTGgctggaggtggccctggagcGGCAGCGCCTGGAGATGGACCGCCAGCTGACCCTGCAGCAGAAGGAGCATGAGCAGAACGTGCAGCTGCTCCTGCAGCAGGGGCGGG ACCACCTCGGCGAAGGGTTAGCAGACAGCAAGAGGCAATACGAGGCCCGGATTCAAGCCCTGGAGAAGGAACTGAGCCGCCACATGTGGATAAACCAGGAGCTGAAACAGAAGCTCAGTGGGGGGAATGCTGCCGTCCAGAGCAGGG gtggggagaggaagagcCTCTGCCTGGACAACAGATCAGGGCCTGGAGGCGAAGACGGGCTCCACGCAGCAGTACCTGAGCTTCTCTGGCAGTCCTCCCTCCCGGAAGGGGTCCCCCGTGCCCGGGAGGAGCCTCGGGACTTGGTCCACGCCCCATTACCCCTAACATGGAAACGCTCCAGCCTGTGCAGCGAGGAGCAGGGCTCCCCCGAAGAGCCAAGGCCACGGGAGGCACCAGAGCCCCTGGTTGGGCGGGTGCTCTCTGTGGGTGAAGTGGGGCTGCCCTGGAACTTTGGACCTTTGTCCAAATCCCGAAGGGAGCCAAGAAGAGCCAGCCCAGGGATGATCGATGTTCGGAAAAACCCCCTGTAG